A single window of Kitasatospora sp. HUAS MG31 DNA harbors:
- a CDS encoding GNAT family N-acetyltransferase: MSDARSVVLRPTAESDLPALERFLLDPATVGSFQWYGWSDPGRWRRRWAENGLLGPDAGQLAVVAEGEELCGFVGWRRAGLVPASPYWNIGAQLFPEACGRGIGTEAQRLLVDYLFAHSPVMRLEADTEDANLAEQRALEKCGFTREGVQRGAVFRDGRWRDVVRYGLLRTDLRTS, translated from the coding sequence ATGAGTGACGCCCGATCAGTCGTGCTGCGCCCGACAGCGGAGAGCGACCTTCCCGCCCTCGAACGGTTCCTGCTCGACCCGGCGACCGTGGGGTCGTTCCAGTGGTACGGCTGGTCGGACCCGGGACGGTGGCGGCGGAGGTGGGCCGAGAACGGGCTGCTGGGTCCGGACGCCGGCCAGCTCGCGGTGGTCGCGGAGGGGGAGGAGCTCTGCGGCTTCGTCGGGTGGCGGCGGGCGGGCCTGGTGCCCGCCTCGCCGTACTGGAACATCGGGGCGCAGCTGTTCCCGGAGGCGTGCGGGCGCGGGATCGGCACCGAGGCCCAACGGCTGCTGGTGGACTACCTGTTCGCGCACTCGCCGGTGATGCGCCTGGAGGCGGACACCGAGGACGCGAACCTCGCCGAGCAGCGCGCGCTGGAGAAGTGCGGCTTCACCCGGGAGGGCGTCCAGCGCGGCGCGGTCTTCCGGGACGGCCGGTGGCGGGACGTCGTCCGCTACGGCCTGCTGCGGACGGACCTCCGGACCTCCTGA
- a CDS encoding DUF1707 and FHA domain-containing protein, producing MTSAEIRTHVVRPSDAERERVLAVLREGAGSGRLSHDTFLGRMDVALNARSRTELDEALAGLPTGGRATRALLRTAGRVSGFWMRMRQAWRAERLPGLSLPQAGTGLLTIGRRPGSGLRLNDSSVSRTHAELRREDGDWVLYDLGSTNGTHVNGRRVAGSTRVRPGDQVRFGRLEFRLATG from the coding sequence ATGACGTCAGCTGAGATCCGGACGCACGTGGTCCGGCCCTCCGACGCGGAGCGGGAGCGGGTGCTCGCGGTGCTCCGCGAGGGGGCCGGCAGCGGGCGGCTGTCGCACGACACCTTCCTCGGCCGGATGGACGTCGCGCTGAACGCGCGCAGCCGGACCGAACTCGACGAGGCGCTGGCCGGACTGCCGACCGGCGGGCGGGCGACCCGGGCGCTGCTGCGCACCGCGGGACGGGTGTCGGGCTTCTGGATGCGGATGCGCCAGGCCTGGCGGGCCGAACGGCTGCCCGGTCTGTCCCTGCCGCAGGCCGGCACCGGGCTGCTGACGATCGGTCGGCGGCCGGGATCGGGGCTGCGGCTCAACGACTCCTCGGTGTCCCGGACCCACGCCGAGCTGCGCCGCGAGGACGGCGACTGGGTGCTGTACGACCTCGGCTCGACCAACGGCACCCACGTCAACGGCCGCCGGGTGGCCGGCAGCACCCGGGTGAGGCCGGGCGACCAGGTCCGGTTCGGACGGCTGGAGTTCCGACTCGCCACCGGCTGA
- the bla gene encoding class A beta-lactamase, producing the protein MGAGTVLAAATVAMGGTARAAERTPGRGDEVVRALADLEREHGARLGVFARNTVTGARVRYRADELFPICSVHKIVTAAAVLRDLDRNGEVLARRIRYTAEDVTASGYAPITGTPEHLASGMTVAELCAAALDYSDNAADNLLLRELGGPTAITRFCRSLGDRVTRLDRWEPELNSAEPGRITDTTSPAAIGRTLTDLVLGEALAPRDRRQLTDWMLANTTGAARLRAALPPRWALADKTGTGSHGTTNDVGIAWTADGTPLVLSVLTTKPAADAPADEALIARATALVLPALC; encoded by the coding sequence ATGGGGGCCGGGACGGTACTGGCCGCCGCGACGGTGGCGATGGGCGGGACGGCCCGGGCGGCGGAGCGGACGCCGGGGCGCGGGGACGAGGTCGTCCGGGCGCTGGCCGACCTCGAGCGTGAACACGGGGCGCGGCTGGGTGTGTTCGCGCGGAACACGGTCACGGGCGCGCGGGTGCGGTACCGCGCGGACGAGCTGTTCCCGATCTGTTCCGTGCACAAGATCGTGACGGCCGCCGCCGTGCTCCGCGACCTCGACCGGAACGGGGAGGTCCTCGCCCGGCGCATCCGCTACACCGCCGAGGACGTCACCGCCTCCGGCTACGCGCCGATCACGGGCACCCCCGAGCACCTGGCCTCCGGCATGACGGTCGCCGAACTGTGCGCGGCGGCGCTCGACTACAGCGACAACGCCGCCGACAACCTGCTGCTCCGCGAGCTGGGCGGCCCCACGGCGATCACCCGCTTCTGCAGGTCGCTCGGCGACCGGGTGACGCGGCTGGACCGCTGGGAGCCCGAGCTGAACTCCGCCGAACCGGGCCGCATCACCGACACGACGAGCCCGGCCGCCATCGGACGAACTCTCACGGACCTCGTCCTCGGCGAGGCGCTCGCCCCGCGGGACCGGCGGCAGCTGACCGACTGGATGCTCGCCAACACCACCGGGGCCGCCCGCCTGCGCGCCGCCCTTCCCCCCCGCTGGGCGCTCGCGGACAAAACGGGCACCGGCAGTCACGGGACCACCAACGACGTGGGAATCGCCTGGACCGCCGACGGCACGCCGCTGGTCCTGTCCGTCCTGACCACCAAGCCGGCCGCGGACGCCCCCGCCGACGAAGCCCTGATCGCCCGCGCCACCGCTCTGGTCCTGCCGGCCCTCTGCTGA
- a CDS encoding NADH:flavin oxidoreductase: MTVTASPASRAAEILSRPVTLNGLTVPNRIVMAPMTRQFSPGGLPGEDVASYYARRAAAGVGLIVTEGTYVGHESAGSSDRVPRFHGEEQLAGWAKVAESVHAAGGRVVPQLWHIGMVRRQGEPPYADAPAVGPSGIGADGTEGAGKAMTRSDLDEVIGAFAEAASAAERIGFDGVELHGAHGYLLDQFLWAGTNRRTDAYGGDAVARTRFAAEIVAAVREKVSPEFPVIFRYSQWKQQAYDAKLAETPQELEAILAPLAAAGVDAFHASTRRYWVPEFEGSDLNLAGWTRKLTGRPTITVGSVGLDGDFLGAFAGEGSSVQGLDNLLDRLERDEFDLVAVGRALLQDPQWAAKVLGDRLGELQPYSAAALKTLS, translated from the coding sequence ATGACCGTCACCGCGTCCCCCGCCTCCCGGGCTGCCGAGATCCTCTCCCGGCCGGTCACGCTGAACGGCCTGACCGTCCCCAACCGCATCGTGATGGCGCCGATGACGCGCCAGTTCTCCCCGGGCGGTCTCCCGGGGGAGGACGTGGCCTCGTACTACGCCCGCCGCGCGGCCGCGGGGGTGGGCCTGATCGTCACCGAGGGGACCTACGTGGGCCACGAGTCGGCCGGGTCGAGCGACCGGGTGCCGCGGTTCCACGGCGAGGAGCAGCTGGCCGGGTGGGCGAAGGTCGCCGAGTCCGTGCACGCGGCGGGCGGCAGGGTCGTGCCGCAGCTGTGGCACATCGGCATGGTGCGCCGGCAGGGTGAGCCGCCGTACGCGGACGCCCCCGCCGTCGGCCCCTCCGGCATCGGCGCGGACGGCACCGAGGGCGCCGGCAAGGCCATGACCCGGAGCGACCTGGACGAGGTCATCGGCGCCTTCGCGGAGGCCGCCTCGGCGGCCGAGCGCATCGGCTTCGACGGCGTCGAGCTGCACGGTGCCCACGGCTACCTCCTCGACCAGTTCCTGTGGGCCGGGACGAACCGCCGTACCGACGCCTACGGCGGTGACGCCGTCGCCCGGACGAGGTTCGCGGCGGAGATCGTCGCCGCGGTCCGCGAGAAGGTCTCGCCCGAGTTCCCGGTGATCTTCCGCTACTCGCAGTGGAAGCAGCAGGCGTACGACGCGAAGCTCGCCGAGACCCCGCAGGAGCTGGAGGCGATCCTGGCCCCGCTCGCCGCGGCCGGCGTCGACGCCTTCCACGCCTCCACCCGCCGCTACTGGGTCCCGGAGTTCGAGGGGTCGGACCTCAACCTGGCGGGCTGGACCAGGAAGCTCACCGGACGGCCCACGATCACCGTCGGCTCGGTGGGCCTCGACGGCGACTTCCTCGGCGCGTTCGCGGGTGAGGGATCCTCGGTCCAGGGCCTCGACAACCTGCTCGACCGCCTGGAGCGGGACGAGTTCGACCTGGTCGCGGTCGGCCGCGCCCTCCTCCAGGACCCGCAGTGGGCGGCGAAGGTCCTCGGCGACCGGCTCGGCGAGCTGCAGCCGTACAGCGCCGCGGCGCTGAAGACGCTCAGCTGA
- a CDS encoding diaminobutyrate--2-oxoglutarate transaminase family protein — translation MLREQMIGRQERRESAARTYARNLPVAPAKAAGAVITGVDGRTYIDCLAGAGTLALGHNHPEVVAALQATLASGALLHALDMITPQKDSFTTELIGRLPGDLRDDARLHFCSPAGTDAIEAALKLARNATGRQGVVAFTGAYHGMTLGASSVSGPDGMRAGGPADAQPVTRLPFPYGYRCPFGVGAEQAGELSARLLESLITDPSSGVATPAAVILEVVQGEGGVVEGPDGWLREIRRITAEHGVVLIIDEVQTGVGRTGHFWACERAGVTPDILVTSKALGGGLPLALIAYRPELDTWRPGAHTGTFRGNTLAMVAGEITLRTIAEEQLTERAEKLGERMRRQLRELASDHPEFGEVRGRGLMIGVELVDPAGTPDRLGSLPANPGLARALRAACLDEGLILELGGRDDTVLRLLPPLVLTDAQADTVAERIVAALRTAKRS, via the coding sequence ATGCTGCGTGAACAAATGATCGGCCGTCAGGAGCGGCGCGAGTCCGCCGCCCGCACCTATGCCCGCAACCTTCCCGTGGCGCCCGCGAAGGCCGCCGGCGCGGTCATCACGGGTGTGGACGGCCGGACCTACATCGACTGCCTCGCGGGCGCGGGCACGCTCGCCCTCGGTCACAACCATCCCGAGGTCGTGGCGGCCCTCCAGGCGACCCTGGCCAGCGGCGCCCTGCTCCACGCCCTGGACATGATCACGCCTCAGAAGGACTCCTTCACCACCGAGTTGATCGGCCGGCTGCCGGGTGACCTGCGCGACGACGCCCGCCTGCACTTCTGCAGCCCGGCGGGGACCGACGCCATCGAGGCCGCGCTGAAGCTCGCCCGGAACGCCACGGGCCGACAGGGCGTGGTCGCGTTCACCGGGGCGTACCACGGCATGACGCTCGGCGCCTCCTCGGTGTCGGGCCCCGACGGGATGCGCGCGGGCGGGCCGGCGGACGCGCAGCCGGTGACCCGGCTGCCCTTCCCGTACGGCTACCGCTGCCCCTTCGGCGTGGGCGCCGAGCAGGCGGGGGAGCTGTCCGCCCGGCTGCTGGAGAGCCTGATCACCGACCCGAGCAGCGGGGTCGCCACCCCCGCCGCGGTCATCCTGGAGGTCGTCCAGGGCGAGGGTGGCGTGGTCGAGGGTCCGGACGGCTGGCTGCGCGAGATCCGCCGGATCACGGCCGAGCACGGGGTGGTCCTGATCATCGACGAGGTGCAGACCGGCGTCGGCCGCACCGGCCACTTCTGGGCCTGCGAGCGGGCCGGCGTGACCCCCGACATCCTGGTCACCTCCAAGGCCCTGGGCGGCGGCCTGCCGCTCGCCCTGATCGCCTACCGTCCTGAGCTGGACACCTGGCGGCCCGGCGCCCACACCGGCACCTTCCGCGGCAACACCCTCGCCATGGTGGCCGGCGAGATCACCCTGCGCACCATCGCCGAGGAGCAGCTCACCGAGCGCGCCGAGAAGCTGGGCGAGCGGATGCGCCGACAGCTGCGCGAACTCGCCTCCGACCACCCGGAGTTCGGCGAGGTCCGTGGACGCGGCCTGATGATCGGCGTCGAGCTGGTCGACCCGGCGGGCACCCCCGACCGGCTCGGATCGCTGCCCGCGAACCCCGGCCTGGCCCGCGCCCTGCGCGCCGCCTGCCTGGACGAGGGGCTGATCCTGGAACTCGGCGGCCGCGACGACACCGTGTTGCGGCTGCTCCCGCCGCTGGTCCTCACCGACGCCCAGGCCGACACCGTCGCCGAGCGGATCGTGGCCGCCCTGCGCACCGCCAAGCGGAGCTGA
- a CDS encoding TipAS antibiotic-recognition domain-containing protein: MGNQYEEECRRSLAEEQAKSLAETNNWEHVDRPQVHQDWDVLYREIAACLDGSLPGDPQIQELVGRHFGIACRFYAPTRRAYVGMALFYAEDDAMREFHNSYHPRMVEFLGEAMRIFAERGVGFTS, encoded by the coding sequence ATGGGGAATCAGTACGAGGAAGAGTGTCGTCGGTCGTTGGCCGAAGAGCAGGCGAAGAGCCTTGCCGAGACCAACAACTGGGAGCACGTTGACAGGCCTCAGGTCCACCAGGACTGGGACGTGCTGTACCGGGAGATCGCTGCCTGCCTGGACGGCTCCCTGCCCGGGGATCCCCAGATTCAGGAGCTCGTCGGCCGGCATTTCGGCATAGCCTGCCGGTTTTACGCCCCCACCAGGCGAGCGTACGTCGGGATGGCACTCTTCTATGCGGAAGACGACGCCATGAGGGAGTTTCACAACTCCTACCATCCCAGGATGGTGGAATTCCTGGGTGAGGCGATGAGGATATTCGCCGAACGGGGAGTCGGCTTCACTTCGTAG
- a CDS encoding aspartate aminotransferase family protein, whose translation MDERGAGYAAGGPGGDPQRVAQYRLGDAELVRGEGVRCWDSAGREYLDCVSGTFNLLLGHGHPEVLAAVREQSERLLFASSSFRTGPTDQVMEELVRISPANLTRVNLRSSGGSTANEGAIKIAQWHTGRRDVIVPFRGHVGQTLAAAGLNGSARMRAPFPYRFPGAVHVPGPYCFRCFYRQTPDTCGMLCVQRIEEFIDYASSGSVACVIIEPISGVGGNVVPPPGYLRELRSFCDARGIVLIFDEIQTGLGRTGEMFAADLLGVQPHMMTLSKGLTGSGLPLAAVLTEERMADWDRSLHGFTHGGHTLSAAAAVKTLEIVQRPGFLENVRASGAVLLDRLRRLQQDHPVIGDVRGPGLMLGVELVEPDGGKAVAKAHAYQRALERRGVLTRVSEHGLGNVIELRPPLVLTPAEAQLVADRFGEALAAVA comes from the coding sequence GTGGATGAGCGGGGCGCCGGGTACGCGGCCGGCGGCCCCGGCGGCGACCCGCAACGGGTGGCGCAGTACCGGCTCGGGGACGCGGAGCTGGTCCGGGGCGAGGGGGTCCGCTGCTGGGACAGCGCCGGACGGGAGTACCTGGACTGCGTGTCGGGCACCTTCAACCTGCTGCTGGGCCACGGCCATCCGGAGGTGCTGGCGGCGGTGCGGGAGCAGTCCGAGCGCCTGCTCTTCGCCAGTTCCTCCTTCCGGACCGGGCCGACCGACCAGGTCATGGAGGAGCTGGTCCGGATCAGCCCGGCCAACCTGACCCGGGTGAACCTGCGCAGTTCGGGCGGGTCCACCGCGAACGAGGGCGCGATCAAGATCGCTCAGTGGCACACCGGCCGGCGGGACGTGATCGTGCCCTTCCGCGGCCACGTCGGCCAGACGCTGGCGGCGGCGGGCCTCAACGGCAGCGCCCGGATGCGGGCCCCGTTCCCGTACCGCTTCCCGGGTGCCGTGCACGTGCCGGGGCCGTACTGCTTCCGGTGCTTCTACCGGCAGACGCCGGACACCTGCGGGATGCTCTGCGTGCAGCGGATCGAGGAGTTCATCGACTACGCCAGCTCGGGCAGCGTGGCCTGTGTGATCATCGAACCGATCAGCGGTGTCGGGGGCAACGTCGTTCCCCCGCCGGGCTACCTCCGGGAGCTGAGGTCGTTCTGCGACGCCCGCGGCATCGTGTTGATCTTCGACGAGATCCAGACCGGCCTGGGGCGCACCGGCGAGATGTTCGCCGCCGACCTCCTGGGCGTCCAACCGCACATGATGACCCTCTCCAAGGGGCTGACCGGCAGCGGCCTCCCGCTGGCCGCGGTGTTGACGGAGGAGCGGATGGCGGACTGGGACCGCTCGCTGCACGGCTTCACCCACGGCGGCCACACCCTGTCGGCCGCGGCGGCCGTCAAGACCCTGGAGATCGTGCAGCGGCCGGGCTTCCTGGAGAACGTCCGGGCCAGTGGCGCCGTCCTGCTGGACCGGCTGCGCCGGCTGCAGCAGGACCATCCGGTGATCGGCGACGTCCGCGGCCCCGGCCTGATGCTGGGCGTGGAGCTGGTGGAACCGGACGGCGGGAAGGCCGTGGCGAAGGCGCACGCGTACCAGCGCGCCCTGGAGCGACGGGGGGTGCTCACCCGGGTGTCGGAGCACGGCCTCGGCAACGTCATCGAGCTGCGCCCGCCACTGGTGCTGACGCCCGCCGAGGCCCAGCTGGTCGCCGACCGGTTCGGCGAGGCCCTGGCGGCCGTGGCATGA
- a CDS encoding MDR/zinc-dependent alcohol dehydrogenase-like family protein — MRVVLGPAGPWLDHGPPVRPAGEHAVRVRIELAGICRSDLKEVAGVRHGVSQFGHEIVGVVEESTAPGLPSGRRVALDPNVGIDRGTGFATSMWAVGPPDRLTAALPAVPPRIAARRLVFAEPLACARHCLDTVVRHLGGSAAGARLGVLGAGTAGVLIALLGQAAGCEVLLANRGAERRSFLRRRGVIDAPVLPPDAVPSGSLDAAVVATSFVLPEILGEALRMAAPGGLVLPYGGTAPGDALPGLDCDLDTVRRRQLTVATAWCGKSVRIAGSYGTAPGDFAAALRHLVDPEVAPERVERLITREVRLAELPRVLRDGLAGPQFGKTLVLP, encoded by the coding sequence ATGAGGGTGGTGCTCGGGCCGGCCGGCCCGTGGCTGGACCACGGTCCGCCGGTGCGCCCGGCCGGGGAGCACGCGGTCCGGGTCCGGATCGAGCTGGCGGGGATCTGCCGCTCCGACCTCAAGGAGGTGGCCGGAGTCCGCCACGGGGTGAGCCAGTTCGGGCACGAGATCGTCGGGGTGGTCGAGGAGTCCACCGCCCCCGGCCTGCCGTCCGGCCGGCGGGTCGCGCTCGACCCGAACGTGGGGATCGACCGCGGGACGGGCTTCGCCACCTCGATGTGGGCGGTCGGTCCGCCCGACCGCCTCACCGCCGCACTACCGGCCGTACCGCCCCGGATCGCCGCCCGCCGCCTGGTGTTCGCCGAGCCGCTGGCCTGCGCCCGGCACTGCCTGGACACCGTCGTCCGCCACCTGGGCGGGAGCGCCGCCGGGGCGCGGCTCGGCGTGCTCGGCGCCGGGACCGCGGGCGTGTTGATCGCCCTGCTCGGCCAGGCCGCCGGCTGCGAGGTCCTGCTGGCCAACCGCGGTGCGGAGCGGCGGTCGTTCCTGCGGCGACGCGGCGTCATCGACGCGCCGGTCCTCCCGCCGGACGCCGTACCGTCCGGCAGCCTGGACGCGGCCGTGGTGGCGACCAGCTTCGTCCTGCCGGAGATCCTCGGCGAGGCGCTGCGGATGGCCGCGCCCGGCGGCCTGGTGCTGCCGTACGGCGGGACGGCACCGGGCGACGCGCTGCCCGGGCTGGACTGCGACCTGGACACCGTCCGCCGCCGGCAGCTCACCGTGGCGACCGCCTGGTGCGGCAAGTCCGTTCGCATCGCGGGGAGTTACGGCACGGCACCCGGGGACTTCGCCGCGGCCCTGCGCCACCTGGTGGACCCGGAGGTCGCACCCGAGCGGGTCGAGCGCCTGATCACCCGTGAGGTCCGCCTCGCCGAACTCCCCCGCGTGCTCCGGGACGGGCTCGCGGGACCGCAGTTCGGGAAGACCCTGGTGCTGCCCTGA
- a CDS encoding histidine phosphatase family protein encodes MGELMVIRHGQTEWSLSGRHAGRTDVPLTDAGEAAAEALAPRLARRRPVAVFSSPLSRALRTAELAGLTGVEPDPDLVEWDYGGYEGLTAEQIQESRPGWDLWRDGVVPGDAAYPGERLEQVAARTDAVLDRIRPLLGDGDVAVVAHGHLARVLAVRWLGLDPSAARLLGHPHPGTLGFLAAEHGQPVISAWNVP; translated from the coding sequence ATGGGTGAACTGATGGTGATCAGGCACGGCCAGACGGAGTGGAGCCTGTCGGGCCGGCATGCCGGCCGGACCGACGTTCCGCTGACCGACGCGGGTGAGGCCGCTGCCGAGGCGCTCGCTCCGAGGCTGGCCCGGCGTCGTCCGGTGGCCGTGTTCAGCAGCCCGCTGAGCCGCGCGCTGCGGACGGCCGAACTGGCGGGCCTGACCGGTGTCGAGCCCGATCCCGACCTGGTGGAGTGGGACTACGGCGGCTACGAGGGCCTGACCGCGGAGCAGATCCAGGAGTCGAGGCCGGGCTGGGACCTGTGGCGGGACGGCGTCGTTCCCGGCGACGCCGCGTATCCCGGCGAGCGGCTCGAGCAGGTGGCCGCGCGTACGGACGCCGTGCTCGACCGGATCCGGCCGCTGCTGGGTGACGGCGACGTGGCCGTCGTCGCCCACGGTCATCTGGCGCGCGTGCTCGCCGTGCGCTGGCTGGGCCTGGACCCGTCCGCGGCCCGACTGCTCGGCCACCCGCATCCGGGCACGCTCGGCTTCCTGGCCGCCGAGCACGGGCAGCCGGTCATCTCCGCCTGGAACGTCCCGTAG
- a CDS encoding chitinase — MERAPLHPPHRAGTPGRHRRRRGAVAVAAVATLGLVAAGVAAALSGGDALASPSAAAPLGSNWYASAPYLMPEDNSPPDVAAVMDATGQKAFQLAFILDSGGCNPAWGGTSSIDTDTAMPAVIQKIRAKGGDVSVSVGGYGGNKLGQGCGTPEATAAGYQKVITKYQLKAIDFDLEEPEYENAAAIHNEIGAARILQQNNPGLYISITTAGTNAGTGWFGTQMLNEAKSQGFTPNNYSIMPFDGGFNGAAAQTDALVKFNKILQTTFGWDEATAYAHEGVSLMNGRTDVAEYFRQADFQTVLDFATAHKLARYTYWSVNRDRQCAGTVDPGLSGSCSSVAQNDWDFTKFTVKFAGATPPTGTPTATASPTSTASPTGSPGTCTLPAWNAATVYTNGNKVSYQGHNYHAKWWTQNEIPTSSGQWGVWADDGPC, encoded by the coding sequence ATGGAACGTGCCCCGCTCCACCCTCCGCACCGGGCCGGTACGCCCGGCCGGCACCGCCGTCGCCGCGGTGCCGTCGCCGTGGCGGCGGTCGCCACGCTCGGTCTGGTCGCCGCAGGCGTGGCCGCGGCCCTGAGCGGGGGCGACGCCCTGGCTTCCCCGTCCGCGGCGGCGCCGCTCGGCAGCAACTGGTACGCCTCGGCCCCGTACCTGATGCCGGAGGACAACTCGCCGCCGGATGTGGCCGCGGTGATGGACGCGACCGGGCAGAAGGCCTTCCAGCTGGCCTTCATCCTCGACTCGGGCGGCTGCAACCCGGCCTGGGGCGGTACCTCCTCGATCGACACCGACACGGCTATGCCGGCGGTGATCCAGAAGATCCGGGCCAAGGGCGGCGACGTCTCCGTGTCGGTCGGCGGCTACGGCGGCAACAAGCTCGGCCAGGGCTGCGGCACCCCGGAGGCGACCGCGGCCGGGTACCAGAAGGTGATCACCAAGTACCAGCTGAAGGCGATCGACTTCGACCTGGAGGAGCCGGAGTACGAGAACGCGGCGGCGATCCACAACGAGATCGGCGCGGCGAGGATCCTCCAGCAGAACAACCCCGGCCTCTACATCTCGATCACCACCGCCGGCACCAACGCGGGCACCGGCTGGTTCGGGACGCAGATGCTGAACGAGGCCAAGTCGCAGGGCTTCACGCCGAACAACTACTCGATCATGCCGTTCGACGGCGGCTTCAACGGCGCCGCGGCCCAGACGGACGCGCTGGTGAAGTTCAACAAGATCCTGCAGACCACCTTCGGCTGGGACGAGGCCACCGCGTACGCCCACGAGGGCGTCTCGCTGATGAACGGCCGTACCGACGTCGCCGAGTACTTCCGGCAGGCGGACTTCCAGACGGTGCTGGACTTCGCGACGGCGCACAAGCTGGCCCGCTACACCTACTGGTCCGTCAACCGGGACCGCCAGTGCGCCGGCACGGTGGACCCGGGGCTGTCCGGCTCCTGTTCCAGCGTGGCCCAGAACGACTGGGACTTCACCAAGTTCACGGTGAAGTTCGCCGGCGCGACCCCGCCCACCGGCACGCCGACCGCGACCGCCTCGCCGACCTCCACCGCCTCGCCCACGGGCAGCCCGGGCACCTGCACCCTGCCCGCATGGAACGCGGCGACCGTCTACACGAACGGCAACAAGGTCTCCTACCAGGGGCACAACTACCACGCGAAGTGGTGGACCCAGAACGAGATCCCGACCAGCAGCGGCCAGTGGGGCGTCTGGGCCGACGACGGTCCCTGCTGA
- a CDS encoding vWA domain-containing protein, translating into MSASRIKHKVNHVSLVVDKSGSMRQHEGQLVRVVDEFVKGLQEESDRLGHETRISLYAFDHEVQNLVWDMDVKHLPSLKGLYAVENGATALIESAVKSIDDLKNIWEGYGEHSFLQVVVTDGEENASGYSESGQMHTRMGGSRGKTVLRKWIDRIHGAMDDLPDHWTSAILVPNSLAKRTAQEYGFPAGNIAIWDADSSKGVEEAIGTVKKAATSFLRGREQGVRGTRNLFTMGQDLSTAEVKSTLDALDSGTYVLVPVDEQAPIRDFVTGAGHPYKTGCAFYELSKREKIQGTKQLAVAEKDPATGQMTGKVFSGPAARRLLGLPSSETTVKPGENPSYTVFVQSTSVNRKLVPGTNVLVML; encoded by the coding sequence ATGTCTGCGAGCAGGATCAAGCACAAGGTCAACCACGTTTCGCTCGTGGTCGACAAGTCCGGCTCGATGCGCCAGCACGAGGGGCAGCTCGTCCGTGTGGTGGACGAGTTCGTGAAGGGCCTCCAGGAGGAGTCGGACCGGCTCGGTCACGAGACCCGTATCAGCCTCTACGCCTTCGACCACGAGGTGCAGAACCTGGTCTGGGACATGGACGTCAAGCACCTGCCGTCCCTGAAGGGCCTCTACGCGGTCGAGAACGGTGCGACGGCGCTGATCGAGTCGGCCGTGAAGTCCATCGACGACCTGAAGAACATCTGGGAGGGGTACGGGGAGCACTCCTTCCTCCAGGTCGTCGTGACCGACGGCGAGGAGAACGCGTCCGGTTATTCGGAATCCGGTCAGATGCACACCCGCATGGGCGGAAGCCGGGGGAAGACCGTTCTCCGCAAGTGGATCGACCGCATTCACGGTGCCATGGACGACCTTCCCGACCACTGGACCTCGGCGATCCTCGTCCCGAATTCCCTGGCCAAGCGCACCGCGCAGGAATACGGATTCCCGGCGGGCAACATCGCGATCTGGGACGCGGACTCCAGCAAGGGCGTCGAGGAGGCCATCGGCACCGTCAAGAAGGCCGCCACGAGCTTCCTGCGAGGCCGCGAACAGGGCGTGCGCGGCACCAGGAACCTGTTCACCATGGGCCAGGACCTGAGCACGGCCGAGGTGAAGTCCACCCTCGACGCCCTGGACAGCGGCACGTACGTCCTGGTCCCGGTCGACGAGCAGGCGCCGATCCGTGACTTCGTCACCGGCGCCGGGCACCCGTACAAGACCGGGTGCGCCTTCTACGAGCTGTCCAAGCGCGAGAAGATCCAGGGCACCAAGCAGCTCGCCGTGGCGGAGAAGGACCCGGCCACCGGGCAGATGACCGGCAAGGTGTTCTCGGGCCCGGCGGCCCGCCGGCTCCTCGGCCTGCCGAGCTCGGAGACCACGGTGAAGCCGGGCGAGAACCCGTCGTACACCGTGTTCGTCCAGTCGACCTCCGTCAACCGGAAGTTGGTGCCGGGCACCAACGTGCTGGTCATGCTGTGA